The DNA segment TAAACTTGTACTGCTCGGTCCCGGGCCTCCAGTCTTCTTCTGTGTGAGCAATGCAGAACCTGAACATACCGTAGTCTGTCGCGTACCTGAAGAAGGAAAACTGTTGTGTCAGCAAAATTAAGAAACAATATCTGAAAGAACTGTTATGGCCTTACTGAGCTACTACAGTTACCAGAATTTTGCACGGTTCTCAGCTGGAGTGTAGAAAACTGTTTGAGCAGGAACCCCGCATTCTCCACCGGAGTCGAGGTTCCCATAGAAAGAACCAGTGCCAGGCCAATCCCTCTCATGATTACCACTGCAGAAATTCCCATTCCTCTAACAATCAGACAAGAATACAAGGGACGAACATATGGAAGCACTGAAATGAGGCGCTCAACTGACCTGCCAATCATGTATGGCACAGTTGAAGCAATCGGTTCAATCTGTGCAGTGAACTGATCCCACTGAGACAAGTAGCCATTCGCGTAGCAAATGTCCCCGATGTGGACCACCATGTCGATGTTTTCCAGGTCTCTGATGATCTGGTAAGTAGTGTTCAGTGAGCCTGGCTGGAAGTTGTTGAACTCATTGGAACCATCTGCCTCTGCCTGTAAATAATTGCCAGAAACAAGATTCAGTGCTCTTGCAAAATGAAAATGCCCAAATTTTATTTGACTGAAACTAGGATGGAGATGGAAGAACATATCTACCTTTCCCATGTCCCCAAATATGACAACTCGTTGCAAAGAATCTTCACCGGGATAAGGTGATGCCTTAAAAATGTATGACTTACTCCAGATGTGGGTGCCGTTCATAAGCCTGTGGCCAAGCCTGTAAATATACCTGCAATGTTGCAAAGTTGCCATATTGCTTAATAGTTGGATGTTACAGTTGCAGAACAGTTTTAACAGGCAAGAAGATCACATACAGTGAGTCTGGCCACAGATCCTTCAGGTAACTAGTATGAATGTAACCGGGATGGCGCCAACCCACAGTCCGTGCCGGTGCACCTGCGTTTGCAGATCAGAATGACGAGAGTGATCTATGAGATTCAGAGAAAAATGGATGCTGCATGTGGTAGTAAATGAGCAGATTCTATCGACATTGTTGTTTCTAAACTACAGCtagcttgtgtttatctctaggGAGATTAGGGAAATGATGACGTACCACACATGCTATTTCTGTCAAATGTTAATGTTCCAGCTGGGGAAAGAGATCGGCGTCCTCCTTTCTCACCCCATTGAACAAAAGGAACTGCTTCTGTAATATCGTATCCGCTTGTCCAGGTGACCGTCATCTACAGTAGTACTAATTCATCAGAATTATGAATACAGTTAACTTCAAAAACACATGTTATCTTCCTCAATTGAACACTCAATTGAGGAACAGAATAGTACAGTTAATGTTCTTGAAAAACACATTGCACAATCATTAACTTTTTCTGCAATATTGCAATTGCAGGATGATAGGCAAGCTTACTTCATTCCAAGACTTCCCCTGCGCCAAACGTGGGTAGACTGGTGCCTTTGGATTTGCAAAGGCCACCTTGTTTGAAATAGCAATCAGCTTGGGCTGTTACACAcaggagtaaaaaaaaaaatcagatttgtGGAATATGAAAAATGTATCTTCAGGATTATGCTGGACATGTTATCAAGCAGAGGAGTTCAGAAGATGCTATCTGTTTTCGCTTACCGTCAAGAGACCTCCTGAAAAAAGTGCAAACGAGAAATCTTCCCTCTGGTTGATCAGCTGAAGCTTCAGGTAGCCCTTTCCAGTCTTATTATAGCCATCATTTTTGAAGTTCGCAAATTGGTACTGCAATGAAGATATGGAAAATTCAATCATGGTTGAAAACTAAACGCATGCAGAAAGTCTGAAGCTCGATATGGAATTGTATACAAAGCTAAGGTTAAACTGAACAGGCTGCATGCCAACCTTGATAGGTGCTGTGCACAACACTGGGGGATACTGCCTGTTATTCTCAGGCTCACAGATTGCAGCACTGCCAATGCCCAAACAAGAAGCATCAAGTCGTATGCTTTGCAATTCAGCATTGTGAGCACAAGAAAATGCCCAATCCCCATTTGATTGAGTTTGAGCCAACCAATTTACCCATGGCTTTTACCTGAAATTCGCAGGAGAGAACACACCAATCCAATCGTCATTGGATGGGTTCGGATGGAAGAACTCCACATCCACCCATTCACTGTTCTGTCCCTGCAGCGCCACAATCCACAAGTTTCTCCAAACTATCAGTAACCCATGAACCTGCAACTGTGAAACAACAGTGGTGATAACTGGGAGCGGAGCGCATCGGAGCTCACCGTCAGACCAAGAACCGAAGGTGACGCCCTGACGTGCGCCGAGCCGTCGACGGCGAGGACCGTTCTCTCCACCGCGATCCTCGACAGCGGCTGCTCGCCGCTGCCCCTGCCGGCGCGCGCCCCAGCGCACACCGCCAGCCATGTCACGGCCACCCACAGCAGCCTCATGCTcatgctgctgctcctcctccagaAGCCTGAAGAATTCCCAACCGAGACTGAAACAAGAAAATGGGGGCACCTACCTGAGATCCGTAGCCGATTGTAGCAATCTCCAAGAAAAAAAGCAGCAATTTTTCCTATGACGGTGATGAACTTTTGCAGGATTAACTGGAAGGGATGACGCATATATACCCAATCATTGAGGAGGGCACAGGAGAGAATATTCCCGGAAGAAAAAGTGGCGTGTGGAACTGAACGCCGCGAATGCAGAGTGGAGGTTGGGGCGGGGCGCGCGCGTCAAGGATGGCCGTCGCCATTGACTCGATCTGTCAGTCAGTGCCAGTGTGATCTGTGAGAACTGTCCAGTGCTCAGTGTGATCGATCAGTCGGAGTGCAATAATAGTCATGCGCCGTACCTGCAAGTGTGCCGTATGAAACAAACGAAGCTGGCATGCGTACATATTGGCTGAGACTCTAAAACTTATTTCATATATCTTTATATACAGAACTTTTCTAATAATATTCCCTCATTAAATCTTCTTCGTCTCTAATAGACTTACAATATCTTATTCCCTATatatcatttattttatcaCCGACGAATAGACCTCACctgttatttttctctttcctcTTCACGAGCAAATAGAGCCAGACATTTGTCTAGTTAGTCTGGCCGGAGCTGGGCGACGCGATGGGTGACATGGGCACCTACATACCCATCATGCTCGCGCTGTCACTAGCATCCCACCATGACCTCGGTCCTCCGCGCCTTGCACCCTTCGCTCGGCGTCCCTgacctcttcttctacctcggCACGGATTCTGATCGCCTCTACACAATGTCCTCTACTCGCCTTAGCTTCATCATGGAGCAAGAAGAGGCAACACAGGACCGGAAGCACGCCGCAGAGGCTGTGGAGAAGAAGTATGAGGTGATCGTTCCCGtcaagctcggcaagttcaggAGCCAGGCACTCATCGGAGGAGACGCCATCGTCATCGAAGGCTACAGCGCCAACCCTGGCTAGGGCGTGAGGTGGTGCTACTCCATGGGATTCTACGAGTACATCATGGACGAGAGCTCCCTGCTCCGTGTCTCCGTGAAGCCACCAGACAAGAAGTGGCCTGCGACGCACATGTCGGGGCACCGCATGGCCATGTTAGAGTACGACTGCAACTCCAAGCGGGAATGCTTCCGTGGCTTCGATGCGCCACCCAAGCAGTCGCCGCTATCAATCGCAATGGACAAGAGGGAGAGATTCTCAATCTCCAAGATATGGACAAGAGGGAGAGATTCTCAATCTCCAAGATATGGATGCGAGGCGGGCTGATGAGGAAAGACAAAACCACCGTCGCCTCGTCATGCTCGACCTCGCGTCGCACGTCCTTGTTCCGTCTCTCCTTGGTGCCCCAGCGCACGGGGGGCACCATcagggtggcggtggcggcaggcCCGATGCGCTGGGCAGACGTGGTGAGCCCTGCCATCGAGTCGGAGTACAACGTGTTGACGTGGGACAAGAGTGTGAGCACGAGTGTCGTGGACTGGGATATCGAGTCCGCGGGCGGTGAGAGCGTTGGCCCAATAGAATTGGGAGTACGAGAGAGGTTCCTCACTTCTAGGTAGGATGGGGTGTGTTTAGAGaattagtaaaaatatggattaTATTTGGGGAGCTGTTGGAGAGTGTTTTTAGTTAAAATCTATAAATTTACCTATAAGGAACATGGTAAAGTGTCTCCTAGAGATACTCTCATAAATAGTTTGTAGCATCACGAGTTGTTAGGCACGATCATAGGATTATATCTAGTCGATGTAAAAACTACAAGCTCGATTAAGATGGTTCGATGATATTTTTACCAAGTTACATTGAGTTTCAGTGCGTAATATCTTGGATCAATGTGTGGCATTTTTCCGGATTGACCCTCGTATTATGTGAGGATAAAACTCCAAGAGAGATGCTGCACGTGCATGCTGGGATATGAATTTTAGAGATGGCAACGGGGTGATGCCCATCGGCGGATGCTCTCCCAACCCATCCCCGTGTAGTTGTTGGGGAGAAGTTTTCTCCCAGCCTCGTCCGTCTCTACACGTGATTTTGCGGGGATTAGAGTCTCGACAGAGacataaaattaaattatagtaagttatttctatatatttatcAGATCTtcataatataaaataaataatttattgctACATAGGAGAAAAATAACACTTAGATGAGTTAGCTATTACAGATTAGACAAAAAATATATCAGGAATGGGTTGTCTACAcaatgattatatatatatatatatatgtatatatgtatatatattaaaacATGTAAAATAGGTATATATCAGGGATATAGTAAGGAGCGAGACTAAAGGAAACATTTCCGTCACTATCCCTACATAAATTTGCGGGGCTAAAAAAATTTCATACTTGTCTCATTGTTAGACTTCAAGTACTACAATAGATGACTCCACTTTTGTCTCACTGCTCCGGTCTTCCAAACATCTTTTTTCCTCGAGTAAAATACATTTCCGGTCCAAGTCGGCATTCCATATTGGCAACTAAAGGGGTATTTTAGATTTGAATGACACATTTAACAAGTTTAATGATCCTAATATGTAGTTTTAAAGTTCATGGACACTCTGTGACAAGTTTAAAGAACGCCAAACCATTttgcttattttttttcttataataACAAACACCTACTAGAACTCGTAGAGATGGCCGTTGACTCTGTCAGTCAGTGTCCGTGTGATCCAATGTAGACTCTTCACTGTTTTGTTCAAGGGAAAAATTAGTCGCAGCTCATTAATTACGGCAGAACAGTTCTGTGCCGTATGAAACAAACTGAGCTGCCGCCCGttttctccttccttctccgcTCGGTCGCGGTGTATACTGAACTTTGCTTCATTTCTTCGCCGTTTAGTTTAACGATACGCAGCTCTCTtgcgcagctctcctgcgtattaCAGAAAAATATGGGATTGTACCATATATTGGATAGCATTATCATTAGCGAGTGTTACTtggatacttttttttttttgctgaatcTAACGCTCAAATTTATGTCGGATTTTGATACCCGTATCGGATTCTGAACTGTATTTTATGTGTTCaaatttttttgtcaaattgGACACCCAACTTCTAGTCGGATTCTAACATTTATGTCAGTGTCCAAGTAACACTGTTACGTGGAAGTTTATATTCCCATTCCGATGCTTAGCTAGATATGTTGTCTTATACcattgtcggtggatgaacaccgcaagcggggatcctgatggaccccctttgagattctgCCGGGGGACTagtcctggatctacctcgtacgtgggggttaatgcgtgtgtatgggacttaggcgggacgaatgatcgtcaGCTAGTACGAGTAAATACAACAAGGATTTAGATAGATTCAGGCCGCACGGAaatgtaataccctactcctgtgtatctagtgtgttattaatgctcttggaatgtctTTCTCTGTATCTTTAGCACTCTCGTctttctctgtgttacaaggagcTGCTATTCTATCGGCTGTGTTTTTCCCTTCTAGGTCCGGTCTTGCCCTCTATCAagtcccccccccctttttaCGAAGTGCCCAccccttttatctaccaggGGAAGGCCCTCCAAGgtgtgcccagaacgagggtaCAAGTttccgtaaacaataaatgaaaaacaaccattatgggtctacagttgatgttacagagggttgaaaatgcatcccTTGGACGGTTCCATTGGTCTTCACGTCCTAGCTTTAGCAAGTGCaaggggcgcccaccggccagcctctgagtactctctcatgcccgtctggtcagagtaggtctgacacggtctgatgcaacagggcgacaggcgataagcctcaagcccatcgaagatatcttcaagccgtctttctcCATGGGCCCTGCGAAGGGACATGCGACAGAACCCGCCGCATTAATTattcccacgccttcctgccaggcggtggcagggactgacgtactcagtacgacaggcatgggggagagtggttggatgtgaccgtccatgctcccccttaaatgcagcatcgggcctcccatcgaccgacacctcatcgtgaaGTACTTGCGAGGTTCACTGCCATGGGgcttctcgggccctcggggaactctgggtgctcggggaccaattgttcttggctccgagcaccctctcccggaccTGGCccttctcaggtcctcgaggaactctgggtactcgggggccaactgttcttggccctgagcgcccgctcccggatctggctcttctcaggtcctcaggatactctgggtactcgggggccaactgttcttggtcccgagcaccccctcccgga comes from the Phragmites australis chromosome 22, lpPhrAust1.1, whole genome shotgun sequence genome and includes:
- the LOC133904951 gene encoding probable inactive purple acid phosphatase 1; translated protein: MRHPFQLILQKFITVIGKIAAFFLGDCYNRLRISGRCPHFLVSVSVGNSSGFWRRSSSMSMRLLWVAVTWLAVCAGARAGRGSGEQPLSRIAVERTVLAVDGSAHVRASPSVLGLTGQNSEWVDVEFFHPNPSNDDWIGVFSPANFSAAICEPENNRQYPPVLCTAPIKYQFANFKNDGYNKTGKGYLKLQLINQREDFSFALFSGGLLTPKLIAISNKVAFANPKAPVYPRLAQGKSWNEMTVTWTSGYDITEAVPFVQWGEKGGRRSLSPAGTLTFDRNSMCGAPARTVGWRHPGYIHTSYLKDLWPDSLYIYRLGHRLMNGTHIWSKSYIFKASPYPGEDSLQRVVIFGDMGKAEADGSNEFNNFQPGSLNTTYQIIRDLENIDMVVHIGDICYANGYLSQWDQFTAQIEPIASTVPYMIGSGNHERDWPGTGSFYGNLDSGGECGVPAQTVFYTPAENRAKFWYATDYGMFRFCIAHTEEDWRPGTEQYKFIEQCLSSVDRQKQPWLIFLAHRVLGYSSCAYYESEGTFEEPMGREALQELWQKYKVDLAFYGHVHNYERTCPVYQSQCVVNASNHYSGPFQATTHVVVGGAGASLSEFTTSKIQWSYFTDFDFGFVKLTAFNHSSLLFEYKKSSDGKVYDHFTISRDYRDILACSVDNCPRTTLAT